The Channa argus isolate prfri chromosome 22, Channa argus male v1.0, whole genome shotgun sequence genome has a window encoding:
- the LOC137107661 gene encoding histone H4: MSGRGKGGKGLGKGGAKRHRKVLRDNIQGITKPAIRRLARRGGVKRISGLIYEETRGVLKVFLENVIRDAVTYTEHAKRKTVTAMDVVYALKRQGRTLYGFGS; this comes from the coding sequence ATGAGcggaagaggaaaaggaggcaAAGGACTCGGGAAAGGAGGCGCCAAGCGTCACCGCAAAGTTCTCCGTGACAACATCCAGGGAATCACCAAACCCGCCATCCGCCGTCTGGCTCGTCGTGGCGGAGTCAAGCGAATCTCCGGTCTGATCTACGAGGAGACTCGCGGTGTGTTGAAGGTTTTCCTGGAGAACGTGATCCGTGATGCCGTCACCTACACTGAGCACGCTAAGAGGAAGACCGTGACCGCCATGGACGTGGTCTACGCCCTCAAGAGACAGGGTCGCACCCTGTACGGCTTCGGCAGCTAA
- the LOC137107888 gene encoding histone H3, which produces MARTKQTARKSTGGKAPRKQLATKAARKSAPATGGVKKPHRYRPGTVALREIRRYQKSTELLIRKLPFQRLVREIAQDFKTDLRFQSSAVMALQEASEAYLVGLFEDTNLCAIHAKRVTIMPKDIQLARRIRGERA; this is translated from the coding sequence ATGGCAAGAACTAAGCAAACCGCCCGTAAATCCACTGGAGGCAAAGCTCCCAGGAAGCAGTTGGCCACCAAAGCCGCCCGGAAGAGCGCCCCGGCCACCGGCGGAGTCAAGAAGCCCCACCGTTACAGGCCCGGTACCGTGGCTCTCCGAGAGATCCGTCGCTACCAGAAGTCCACCGAGCTGCTGATCCGCAAGCTGCCCTTCCAGCGCCTGGTCCGAGAAATCGCTCAGGACTTCAAGACCGACCTGCGCTTCCAGAGCTCCGCCGTCATGGCTCTGCAGGAGGCCAGCGAGGCTTATCTGGTGGGTCTGTTCGAGGACACCAACCTGTGCGCCATACACGCCAAGAGGGTCACCATCATGCCCAAGGACATCCAGCTGGCCCGCCGCATCCGCGGAGAGAGGGCTTAA
- the LOC137108063 gene encoding histone H4: protein MSGRGKGGKGLGKGGAKRHRKVLRDNIQGITKPAIRRLARRGGVKRISGLIYEETRGVLKVFLENVIRDAVTYTEHAKRKTVTAMDVVYALKRQGRTLYGFGS, encoded by the coding sequence ATGAGcggaagaggaaaaggaggcaAAGGACTCGGGAAAGGAGGCGCCAAGCGTCACCGCAAAGTTCTCCGTGACAACATCCAGGGAATTACCAAACCCGCCATCCGCCGTCTGGCTCGTCGTGGCGGAGTCAAGCGAATCTCCGGTCTGATCTACGAGGAGACTCGCGGTGTGTTGAAGGTTTTCCTGGAGAACGTGATCCGTGATGCCGTCACCTACACCGAGCACGCTAAGAGGAAGACCGTGACCGCCATGGACGTGGTCTACGCCCTCAAGAGACAGGGTCGCACCCTGTACGGCTTCGGCAGCTAA
- the LOC137108062 gene encoding histone H2B 1/2-like, protein MPDPVKAPKKGSKKAVSKSATKTGKKKRKTRRESYAIYVYKVLKQVHPDTGISSKAMSIMNSFVSDIFERIAGESSRLAHYNKRSTITSREIQTAVRLLLPGELAKHAVSEGTKAVTKYTSSK, encoded by the coding sequence ATGCCTGATCCAGTGAAAGCCCCGAAGAAAGGCTCCAAGAAAGCCGTCTCCAAGAGCGCCACCAAAACCggcaagaagaagaggaagaccaGGAGGGAGAGCTACGCCATCTACGTGTACAAGGTCCTGAAGCAGGTCCACCCCGACACCGGCATCTCCTCCAAGGCCATGAGCATCATGAACTCGTTCGTCAGCGACATCTTCGAGCGCATCGCCGGCGAGTCCTCCCGTCTGGCTCACTACAACAAGCGCTCCACCATCACCTCCAGGGAGATCCAGACCGCcgtcaggctgctgctgcccgGTGAGCTGGCCAAGCACGCCGTGTCCGAGGGCACCAAGGCCGTCACCAAGTACACCAGCTCCAAGTAA
- the LOC137108061 gene encoding histone H1-like: protein MAEVAPAAAPAPAPAKAVKKKATKPKKSGPSVGELIVQAVAASKERSGVSAAALKKSLAAGGYDVDKNKARVKTAIKNLVTKGTLLQTKGTGASGSFKINKNSEAKAKKPVKKAAPKAKKPAAAKKPAAAAAKKPKAAAAKKPAAAAKKSPKKVKKPAAAPKKATKSPKKAAKSPKKVLKKAPAAKKAPAAKKAPAKKAAKPKAKKAAPKKK, encoded by the coding sequence ATGGCAGAAGTCGCTCCAGCTGCAGCTCCGGCCCCTGCTCCGGCCAAAGCCGTCAAAAAGAAGGCCACCAAGCCCAAGAAGAGCGGGCCCAGCGTGGGCGAGCTCATCGTTCAAGCCGTGGCCGCGTCCAAGGAGCGGAGCGGCGTGTCCGCTGCCGCCCTCAAGAAGTCTCTGGCTGCCGGAGGCTACGATGTGGACAAGAACAAGGCCCGCGTCAAGACCGCCATCAAGAACCTGGTCACCAAGGGAACCCTGCTCCAGACCAAGGGCACCGGAGCCTCCGGATCCTTCAAGATCAACAAGAATTCCGAAGCCAAGGCCAAGAAGCCAGTCAAGAAAGCCGCTCCTAAAGCCAAGAAGCCCGCCGCCGCCAAGAAacccgccgccgccgccgctaAAAAGCCCAAAGCAGCGGCAGCTAAGAAGCCGGCAGCAGCCGCTAAGAAATCCCCCAAGAAGGTCAAGAAGCCCGCAGCGGCCCCCAAGAAGGCAACAAAGAGCCCCAAGAAGGCCGCCAAGAGCCCCAAGAAGGTGCTGAAGAAGGCCCCGGCGGCCAAGAAGGCCCCGGCCGCCAAGAAGGCCCCCGCTAAGAAGGCGGCCAAGCCCAAAGCCAAGAAAGCCGCTCCCAAGAAGAAGTGA
- the uimc1 gene encoding BRCA1-A complex subunit RAP80 has product MRGRRGQASSSVYQKKARMAQRKHQRDEDRQDDGAVDDRDDEDEFSSSLLPAQSARNKRSRERKNKSKPNEMTEEEMMDLALRLSKQEASITASKQQQEDEAMLKAVQESMSSQTQLFPPSQSLLTDAEASLRLCSRRKLLYSNGKKTCDNEQGGLKVDFPPNTDLKQESKESGDEMNTRNKKRKRKEESPLPEMPDLSQTQKIYSQTSPCSSESLSVPLDSPKSSDLTEIDDCQLHKSSIFPLIGHRTKVYIPRLSQELLETCKKTGFVLCSQDSWTSTQKFMPAQQKSPTFPKSPSSFAACPKSPVFSETDQGDDGETELNPECAKAPAFGRNAEHEKSPSACNSHLCENTGSMLSSQESLTSSMRSTAHQPKSPVFSKSPVLFKNFTAASKSPVFSETKKRYDCSTSPVFGRTGRQQQIDPNVEKSLVGSSTEKLRGSNGESNSPGIADQDGKTDAKINTSSKSDDSHMLNEMSKDFKPAETDLSSVMMLVWSDEEDDDVTPVGSPSPVFPEERPIHQNHMTAGAPQVTAPHCRLSTTEQESQPVSSQGTVRRPLAPFGESAGGPTVHYYWGVPFCPQGLDPDSYTQVILAQMEVYEKSLKQAQRCLLRKAEWGEPILPQPEKSPSPESPAESPHHRGPRSLRLRVKRPCEAADSSPAETEEGEDKNEEDDKEKNEGQYGEERQVDTDDGDVCPETQLSDSDSTQDLTMVADNGAQPRRESRELPGIETILRGDSPAVDQQRLKERMEVDSQMDGKAKGSNLVRTCETVENGRDRDVEEVKDQGLQRWESPELEPAVVPQSPESTLDCPICQRPFPVTEIEIHAAYCDGEVAVVDERRPKFDSFQSERNASLKPQRKRTRRAAAADEETNTNSDTGRNQEKCYVCQKAVPLRDYNSHTEHCIQQQLSKTDAKGNLLSALEQTECRDSEAGPSKLQPGDVIDLRDDDDEDEGDTGVSVFRISNSPIRSFTPISEATDCLIDFKKQQRAKKPSRRRR; this is encoded by the exons atgagaggaagaagaggacagGCGTCATCATCAG TTTATCAGAAGAAAGCCAGGATGGCTCAGAGGAAGCACCAGAGGGATGAAGACAGACAAGACGATGGAGCTGTTGACGACAGAGATGATGAG GATGAGTTTTCGTCTTCACTTCTGCCAGCTCAATCAGCAAGAAACAAACgcagcagagagaggaaaaacaaatcaaaacccAATG AGATGACTGAGGAAGAAATGATGGACCTGGCTCTACGTCTGAGTAAACAGGAAGCCAGTATCACTGCCTCCAAACAGCAGCAAGAGGATGAGGCCATGCTGAAAGCCGTTCAGGAGAGT ATGAGCAGCCAGACACAACTATTCCCACCTTCTCAAAGTCTGCTCACTGATGCCGAAGCATCTCTCAGACTCTGCTCTCGGCGTAAACTCCTGTATTCAAATGGAAAGAAGACGTGTGACAACGAACAAGGAGGATTAAAAGTGGACTTTCCACCAAATACTGACCTGAAACAAG AATCTAAAGAAAGTGGAGATGAAATGAATACCAGGAATAAAAAGcggaaaaggaaagaagaaagtcCTTTGCCAGAAATGCCAGACTTGTCACAGACGCAGAAAATCTACTCTCAGACTTCACCCTGCAGCTCAGAGTCTCTCTCAGTGCCTCTGGACTCTCCTAAG AGCTCTGACTTGACAGAGATCGACGACTGTCAGCTTCATAAATCCTCCATCTTCCCCTTGATTGGCCATAGAACAAAGGTTTACATTCCCCGGCTGAGCCAGGAGCTCCTGGAGACCTGCAAAAAAACGGGGTTTGTCTTGTGCTCTCAGGACAGTTGGACGTCCACTCAAAAGTTTATGCCTGCTCAACAAAAGAGCCCAACATTTCCTAAAAGCCCCAGCAGCTTCGCTGCATGTCCAAAAAGTCCTGTGTTCTCGGAGACTGATCAGGGTGATGATGGAGAGACGGAGCTAAATCCAGAGTGTGCTAAAGCTCCAGCATTTGGCAGGAATGCTGAGCATGAGAAATCTCCAAGTGCCTGCAACTCTCATCTCTGTGAAAACACAGGGTCCATGCTGTCTTCTCAGGAGAGTTTAACCTCCTCTATGAGGTCCACAGCCCATCAGCCTAAGAGCCCAGTATTTTCAAAAAGCCCTGTCCTTTTCAAAAACTTCACAGCAGCTTCCAAAAGTCCAGTTTTCTCGGAGACTAAGAAAAGGTACGACTGCTCTACAAGCCCGGTGTTCGGCAGGACAGGACGACAACAGCAGATTGATCCTAATGTGGAAAAGTCATTGGTGGGTTCCTCCACTGAAAAGCTCAGAGGTTCAAACGGTGAATCGAACTCACCCGGAATCGCAGATCAG GACGGCAAGACTGATGCCAAGATTAACACGTCATCAAAGTCTG ATGATTCTCATATGCTGAATGAGATGTCTAAAGACTTCAAACCAGCTGAGACAGACCTGTCCAGTGTTATGATGCTAGTCTGGTCTGATGAAGAGGACGACGATGTCACG ccTGTAGGCTCTCCCAGCCCAGTCTTCCCAGAGGAGAGACCTATTCATCAGAACCATATGACTGCAGGTGCTCCACAGGTGACCGCGCCACACTGCAG ACTTTCCACCACAGAACAAGAGTCTCAGCCAGTAAGCAGCCAGGGAACCGTCAGGAGGCCGTTAGCCCCATTTGGAGAGTCTGCAGGTGGACCGACTGTTCACTACTACTGGGGGGTCCCCTTCTGTCCACAAGGCCTGGACCCAGACAGCTACACACAG GTGATCCTGGCTCAGATGGAGGTGTATGAGAAGAGTCTAAAACAGGCTCAGAGGTGTCTGCTGAGGAAAGCTGAGTGGGGGGAGCCCATCCTCCCGCAGCCAGAG aAATCCCCTTCACCTGAGTCGCCAGCTGAATCTCCTCACCATCGTGGTCCTCGAAG TCTCAGACTGAGAGTCAAAAGACCCTGTGAAGCAGCTGATAGCTCTCCTGCTGAGACAGAAGAGGGAGAAGACAAGAATGAGGAGGACGACAAAGAGAAGAATGAGGGACAATATGGTGAAGAAAGACAGGTGGACACTGATGACGGTGATGTTTGTCCAG AGACCCAGCTAAGTGACAGCGACAGCACGCAGGATCTGACAATGGTCGCAGACAATGGGGCGCAG CCTCGGCGTGAAAGTCGAGAGCTTCCTGGGATCGAGACGATTCTCCGAGGTGACTCTCCAGCTGTGGACCAGCAGCGGTTGAAGGAGAGAATGGAGGTGGACT CCCAAATGGATGGGAAGGCAAAGGGGAGCAATCTTGTGAGAACATGTGAAACAGTAGAGAATGGGAGGGATCGAGATGTGGAGGAGGTCAAGGATCAGGGGCTTCAAAGGTGGGAATCTCCTGAACTGGAACCAGCTGTCGTCCCTCAGAGTCCTGAATCTACCTTGGACTGTCCCATCTGTCAGCGCCCCTTCCCTGTGACGGAGATCGAGATTCACGCAGCCTACTGTGATGGAGAGGTGGCAGTCGTAGACGAGAGGAGACCTAAATTCGACAGCTTCCAAAGTGAGCGAAAcg CGTCTTTAAAGCCACAGAGGAAGAGAACAAggcgagcagcagcagctgatgaaGAGACGAACACAAACTCTGACACTGGCAG gaACCAAGAGAAATGTTATGTGTGTCAGAAAGCTGTTCCTCTGAGGGATTACAACAGTCACACAGAGCACTGTATCCAACAACAGCTATCGAAGACTGATGCA AAAGGAAACCTGCTGTCCGCTCTAGAGCAAACAGAATGCAGGGATTCAG AGGCTGGGCCGTCCAAACTCCAGCCAGG AGATGTCATTGATCTGCGGGATGACGATGACGAGGATGAAGGAGATACCGGCGTCTCAGTGTTCAGGATCAGTAACTCTCCCATCAGATCCTTTACTCCGA
- the LOC137107891 gene encoding histone H3 encodes MARTKQTARKSTGGKAPRKQLATKAARKSAPATGGVKKPHRYRPGTVALREIRRYQKSTELLIRKLPFQRLVREIAQDFKTDLRFQSSAVMALQEASEAYLVGLFEDTNLCAIHAKRVTIMPKDIQLARRIRGERA; translated from the coding sequence ATGGCAAGAACTAAGCAAACCGCCCGTAAATCCACTGGAGGCAAAGCTCCCAGGAAGCAGTTGGCCACCAAAGCCGCTCGGAAGAGCGCCCCGGCCACCGGCGGAGTCAAGAAGCCCCACCGTTACAGGCCCGGTACCGTGGCTCTCCGAGAGATCCGTCGCTACCAGAAGTCCACCGAGCTGCTGATCCGCAAGCTGCCCTTCCAGCGCCTGGTCCGAGAAATCGCTCAGGACTTCAAGACCGACCTGCGCTTCCAGAGCTCCGCCGTCATGGCTCTGCAGGAGGCCAGCGAGGCTTATCTGGTGGGTCTGTTCGAAGACACCAACCTGTGCGCCATACACGCCAAGAGGGTCACCATCATGCCCAAGGACATCCAGCTGGCCCGCCGCATCCGCGGAGAGAGGGCGTAA